One genomic window of Streptococcus mitis includes the following:
- the rbsD gene encoding D-ribose pyranase, which produces MKKYGILNSNIAKLADDLGHMDLVCIGDLGLPVPKGVDKIDLALRKGSPSFLEVLKEYSDHVLIEKIFLAEEIKEKNKEQWQAVLDLLGSNIIIEYISHEELKAMNTKVKAVIRTGEDTPYSNIILQSGVII; this is translated from the coding sequence ATGAAGAAATATGGGATTTTAAATAGTAATATAGCGAAACTAGCTGATGATTTAGGTCATATGGATTTGGTTTGTATCGGAGATTTAGGATTGCCAGTTCCAAAAGGTGTTGATAAAATTGATTTAGCATTAAGAAAAGGTAGTCCAAGTTTTTTAGAAGTTTTAAAAGAATATTCAGATCATGTACTTATTGAAAAAATTTTCTTAGCAGAAGAAATTAAGGAAAAAAACAAAGAACAGTGGCAAGCAGTTCTAGATCTTTTAGGATCGAATATAATTATTGAATATATTAGTCATGAAGAATTGAAAGCTATGAATACTAAAGTTAAGGCAGTTATTCGCACTGGGGAAGATACACCATATTCGAATATAATCTTGCAATCAGGAGTTATTATTTAG
- the rbsK gene encoding ribokinase — protein sequence MSKIVVVGSISMDLVMRTKRIPEGGETIFGDSFNIVPGGKGANQAVAIGRLSSVEDNIYIFGNVGEDIFSADLLSNLQNNDISTAYVGTVPQSTGVAQITLYGGDNRIIYYPGANNLVKTNDWKNEWKLLSDASIVVLQNEIPHEANLSIAKFCQENQVKVLYNPAPARETDKEMIPFCDFITPNEHECSELFPDKKLEEIIKIYPNKMIVTLGVEGSIYYDGTAVKKIPAIKAEVVDTTGAGDTFNGAFAYAISKGKEMDVALSFATIASHLSVQRFGAQGGMPSLKEIKEHSGYEEIWDFK from the coding sequence ATGAGTAAAATTGTTGTTGTTGGAAGCATTTCAATGGACTTAGTTATGAGAACAAAAAGGATTCCAGAAGGAGGTGAAACGATTTTTGGCGATTCATTTAATATAGTTCCAGGTGGAAAAGGTGCAAATCAAGCTGTAGCTATTGGTAGATTATCCAGTGTTGAAGATAATATTTACATATTTGGGAACGTAGGAGAAGATATTTTTTCAGCAGATTTATTAAGTAATCTGCAAAATAATGATATTTCTACAGCATATGTGGGAACGGTACCACAGTCTACAGGAGTTGCACAAATTACTTTATATGGAGGTGATAATAGGATTATTTATTATCCCGGAGCTAATAATTTAGTTAAAACAAATGATTGGAAAAATGAGTGGAAATTACTTAGTGATGCAAGTATTGTTGTATTACAGAATGAAATACCACATGAAGCCAACTTATCTATAGCTAAATTTTGCCAAGAAAATCAAGTTAAGGTTCTTTACAATCCTGCACCAGCTAGAGAAACAGACAAAGAGATGATTCCTTTTTGTGATTTTATTACTCCTAACGAGCACGAATGTTCAGAGCTTTTCCCAGATAAGAAATTAGAAGAAATTATTAAAATTTATCCTAATAAAATGATTGTGACATTAGGAGTTGAAGGTTCTATTTATTATGATGGGACAGCAGTTAAGAAAATTCCTGCTATAAAAGCAGAAGTAGTTGATACTACAGGAGCAGGAGATACGTTTAATGGTGCTTTTGCTTATGCTATCTCAAAAGGAAAAGAGATGGATGTTGCATTGTCCTTTGCAACGATTGCTTCACATCTTTCTGTTCAAAGATTTGGAGCGCAAGGAGGTATGCCGAGTTTGAAAGAAATAAAGGAGCATTCAGGATATGAAGAAATATGGGATTTTAAATAG